CGCGAAAAGGGTGGCTCCACCGCGCAGGCCCGGTTCGCGGATGAAGAGCCAATCGAGCGCGACCCGTCCCGACCCAGGCCCTTCGGGATCGAAGGGGGTGCCCGCGAGGTCCAGGGCCGCCAGCCGGTTCCAGCCGAGGGGGATGATCAGCTCCCGGCCGCGCAGGACCGCCCCCGGCCGGGGGATCCACCCCAGGTCCACCTCCCCCGCCGGAGTGCCGTCTTGGAAGAAAAGGAGCCTCCCCTCCACCGTCCCCACGGCCAGCCCCTCCCCGGGCAGGGCGTAGAGGGCGGAAGGCGGCGCGCCCAGCTCGTGGTACTCCACCAGCGGCGCGGCGGGGTTGTCCGGCGAAAAGCCGTACAACCGGTTGTCCCCGCAGGCGAAATAAATCATCCCCCCCAGGACGGCCGGTGCGGCGGTCAGGCTCCCGCCGGTCCCGTAGCGCCAGAGCTCACCGCCCTCCGGGTCAATGGCGATCACGGTGTCGCCGGCGCCGTAGAGGAGCGTACCCCCGACCACCGCCGGCGGCGAGGTCGCGGGCAGCGGAAATTTCCGCGGGGCGGAATCGGCCGGGTCTGCCGGGTCGAGGGCCGCCCAGCTCTCCCGCCCCAGGCAGTAGAGGGTCGTCTCAGGTTTCTCGCCCCCGGTCGGCGCGGTCTCGGCGAGGGCGAATCGGACCGGTCCGCCGCCGGGAAGTCTTCCGGCGAAGACGACCGTCCCGTCGCCCTTAATCAGATACACGCCGCCGCCCGAGTCGCCCGCCGCCGCCAGATTGGGTCCCGCCGCCGCGAGGTCGGTGGGCTCGGCCGCCAGGGGCAGGACCCAGGCCAGGCTCCTCGCCCCACCCAGCGCCGCCAGACGCGGCTCCGCCCCCCCGAAGGCGACGAACACGCGCCCGGGCGTGGGGCATACGATTGATAAATCCGCGCCCGGCGCCAGGGTGTGGCCCTCGTCGGGCGCCGGCAGCGGCTCCAGCTCCACCGGGACCCCCGGGAGGAGGCCGGAAAGGACGAGCGGCAGCCAGGCCAGGGTGAAAATCAAGGCCATCATCGCCCCTCCGCGTCGCGGCCCCGCAGCATGTACCAAAGCTCGCGCTTCGGGACCAGCTCCTCCCCGGTGAGCCTCTCCACCACCGCTTCCCGGGAGTGCGGGCGTCCCAGCCGGTCGCGCCAGACCAGGCGCGGGAG
This region of bacterium genomic DNA includes:
- a CDS encoding PQQ-binding-like beta-propeller repeat protein is translated as MMALIFTLAWLPLVLSGLLPGVPVELEPLPAPDEGHTLAPGADLSIVCPTPGRVFVAFGGAEPRLAALGGARSLAWVLPLAAEPTDLAAAGPNLAAAGDSGGGVYLIKGDGTVVFAGRLPGGGPVRFALAETAPTGGEKPETTLYCLGRESWAALDPADPADSAPRKFPLPATSPPAVVGGTLLYGAGDTVIAIDPEGGELWRYGTGGSLTAAPAVLGGMIYFACGDNRLYGFSPDNPAAPLVEYHELGAPPSALYALPGEGLAVGTVEGRLLFFQDGTPAGEVDLGWIPRPGAVLRGRELIIPLGWNRLAALDLAGTPFDPEGPGSGRVALDWLFIREPGLRGGATLFAPPADLKLTDEERARLAVYVAGRDGRLVVLARGHPVN